A stretch of the Candidatus Methylomirabilota bacterium genome encodes the following:
- a CDS encoding HAD-IIA family hydrolase translates to MSVRFPYRGWLVDLDGTVYLGEQLIDGAAEAMAALRAEGRRIAFLSNKPLQTREEYAAKLTRLGIPASADDVINSSLVLARHLRTLDPGAPVFVIGEPPMQAEMRAHGFEVRDDERVRWVVIAFDRTFTYAKLNIALQAVRGGARLIATNPDRTCPVEGGEIPDCAGMIAAVEAVTDHTVELIVGKPSPIILEVALAALGCAPGESVIVGDRLETDMLMGRRLGLATILVLSGVTRPGDPRIAATAPDHVLRSIRELVE, encoded by the coding sequence GTGTCCGTTCGATTCCCGTATCGCGGCTGGCTCGTGGATCTCGACGGCACCGTCTACCTCGGCGAGCAGCTCATCGACGGCGCGGCGGAGGCCATGGCCGCCCTCCGGGCCGAGGGCCGACGCATCGCCTTCCTGTCGAACAAGCCGCTCCAGACGCGCGAGGAGTACGCGGCCAAGCTGACGCGGCTGGGCATTCCCGCCTCGGCCGACGACGTGATCAACTCGTCCCTCGTGCTCGCCCGCCACCTGCGGACCCTCGACCCCGGCGCCCCCGTCTTCGTGATCGGCGAGCCGCCCATGCAGGCCGAGATGCGCGCCCATGGCTTCGAGGTGCGGGACGACGAAAGGGTACGGTGGGTCGTGATCGCCTTCGACCGCACCTTCACGTACGCCAAGCTGAACATCGCGCTGCAGGCCGTGCGGGGCGGCGCCCGGCTCATCGCGACCAATCCGGACCGCACGTGTCCGGTGGAGGGCGGCGAGATCCCGGACTGCGCGGGCATGATCGCCGCCGTGGAGGCCGTGACCGATCACACCGTGGAGCTCATCGTGGGCAAGCCCTCGCCCATCATCCTCGAGGTCGCCCTGGCCGCCCTCGGCTGCGCACCGGGCGAGTCCGTGATCGTGGGTGACCGCCTGGAGACGGACATGCTCATGGGCCGCCGCCTCGGGCTCGCGACCATCCTGGTGCTCTCGGGGGTGACGCGTCCCGGCGACCCCCGAATCGCCGCGACGGCTCCGGACCACGTGCTACGATCCATCCGGGAGCTCGTGGAGTGA
- the glpK gene encoding glycerol kinase GlpK has translation MTARRYILALDQGTTGSRALVVDPDGLVRGSGYVELAQHYPQPGWVEHDPEQIWITTIEAVARAIARARIAVSDIAAIGITNQRETAVVWDRRSGRPIHHAIVWQCRRTAPFCERLRADGLEAEFRNRTGLVLDPYFSGTKIRWLLDEIPGARGRAERGELAFGTVDSWLLWRLTDGRVHATDVSNASRTLCFDIRTLQWNQSLCGQLGVPMAMLPEVKPSAGLFGETAGGDLPAGIPVTGMAGDQQAALFGQACFEPGMAKNTYGTGCFVLLNTGERPVASERGLLTTVAWQLDGATTYALEGSVFVAGAVVQWLRDGLGIISRADESQALAESVPDTGGLYLVPAFTGLGAPYWDPYARGVLIGITRGTRRAHIARAALEAIAFQSRDVLDTMALEAGVPIRTLRVDGGAAANDFLCQVQADVLDVEVLRPAMTETTGLGAAALSGVGAGIWKTADLARRWRLERRFVPAAKPEAREAAYARWRRAVEHARDWADH, from the coding sequence ATGACGGCCCGCCGTTACATCCTCGCCCTCGACCAGGGCACCACCGGCTCACGAGCGCTCGTGGTCGATCCCGACGGCCTCGTGCGGGGCAGCGGTTACGTGGAGCTGGCGCAACACTACCCCCAGCCCGGCTGGGTCGAGCACGATCCCGAGCAGATCTGGATCACCACGATCGAAGCCGTGGCGCGAGCCATCGCGCGGGCGCGCATCGCGGTCTCTGACATCGCGGCCATCGGCATCACCAACCAGCGGGAGACGGCGGTCGTCTGGGATCGCCGGTCGGGCCGCCCGATCCACCATGCCATCGTCTGGCAGTGCCGCCGCACGGCGCCATTCTGCGAGCGGCTGCGCGCCGACGGGCTCGAGGCGGAGTTCCGGAACCGGACGGGCCTCGTGCTCGATCCATACTTCTCGGGAACCAAGATCCGCTGGCTGCTCGACGAGATACCGGGAGCGCGCGGGCGGGCGGAGCGGGGAGAGCTCGCCTTCGGGACGGTGGATTCGTGGCTCCTCTGGCGGCTCACCGACGGCCGCGTGCACGCCACGGATGTCTCCAACGCGTCGCGGACGCTCTGCTTCGATATCCGGACATTGCAGTGGAACCAGAGCTTGTGCGGGCAGCTGGGCGTGCCCATGGCGATGCTGCCCGAGGTCAAGCCTTCGGCAGGCCTGTTCGGCGAGACGGCGGGCGGCGATCTGCCCGCGGGCATTCCCGTCACGGGCATGGCCGGGGATCAGCAGGCCGCGCTCTTCGGCCAGGCCTGCTTCGAGCCTGGCATGGCCAAGAACACGTACGGCACCGGCTGCTTCGTCCTCCTCAATACGGGCGAGCGCCCCGTCGCCTCCGAGCGCGGCCTCCTGACCACGGTCGCCTGGCAGCTCGACGGCGCCACGACCTATGCGCTCGAAGGCAGCGTATTCGTCGCGGGGGCCGTCGTGCAGTGGCTGCGCGACGGGCTGGGCATCATCTCGCGGGCCGACGAGTCCCAGGCGCTCGCGGAGTCCGTGCCCGACACGGGCGGCCTCTACCTCGTGCCGGCCTTCACCGGGCTCGGCGCGCCGTACTGGGACCCGTATGCGCGCGGCGTCCTCATCGGCATCACGCGCGGCACCCGCCGCGCTCACATCGCGCGCGCGGCCCTCGAGGCCATCGCCTTCCAGAGCCGCGACGTTCTCGACACCATGGCCCTCGAGGCGGGCGTTCCCATCCGCACCCTCCGCGTCGACGGCGGCGCCGCCGCCAATGATTTTCTCTGCCAGGTTCAGGCCGACGTGCTAGACGTTGAAGTCCTTCGCCCCGCCATGACGGAGACGACGGGGCTGGGGGCCGCCGCGCTGTCCGGAGTGGGCGCGGGGATATGGAAGACCGCGGACCTCGCCCGGCGCTGGCGTCTCGAGCGCCGCTTCGTGCCGGCGGCGAAGCCGGAAGCCCGCGAGGCGGCCTATGCGCGGTGGCGCCGGGCCGTCGAGCACGCCCGCGACTGGGCGGACCACTGA
- the ugpE gene encoding sn-glycerol-3-phosphate ABC transporter permease UgpE, translating into MSAVGAGQLERVRVGVVAAPRKKPFPWNAAIVHALLIACIAVVTFPLYYAFVISTQDIQEVVQRPPRLIPSSHLLENYAEAWRKVHMGRMLMNSLVMAVAVAVGKIIISMLSAFAIVYFDFRGRILCFWMIFVTLMLPVPVRLMSTYEVVGTLGWLNTYQGLTIPLVASATATFLFRQFYLTIPNELAEAAQLDGAGPIRFLFQFLLPLSWANIAALFVVLFIFGWNQYLWPLLITNTEAMRTVVIGLEGLIPRSGTELPTWNLIMAGAMMALLPPVAIIIFMQRWFVKGLIESEK; encoded by the coding sequence ATGAGCGCGGTCGGCGCGGGGCAGCTCGAGCGTGTGCGCGTCGGCGTGGTGGCGGCGCCTCGAAAGAAACCATTCCCGTGGAATGCGGCCATCGTGCACGCGCTGCTCATCGCCTGCATCGCCGTGGTCACCTTCCCCCTCTACTACGCCTTCGTCATCTCCACCCAGGATATCCAGGAAGTCGTCCAGCGACCGCCGCGGCTCATCCCGTCTTCGCATCTCCTGGAGAACTACGCAGAGGCATGGCGCAAGGTCCACATGGGCCGCATGCTCATGAACAGCCTGGTGATGGCGGTGGCCGTGGCCGTGGGCAAGATCATCATCTCCATGCTCTCGGCCTTCGCCATCGTCTACTTCGATTTCCGCGGGCGCATACTCTGCTTCTGGATGATCTTCGTCACCCTCATGCTGCCCGTGCCCGTGCGCCTCATGTCCACCTACGAGGTGGTGGGCACCCTCGGCTGGCTCAATACCTATCAGGGGCTCACCATCCCTCTCGTGGCCTCGGCCACCGCCACCTTCCTCTTCCGCCAGTTCTACCTGACCATTCCCAACGAGCTGGCCGAGGCCGCGCAGCTCGACGGCGCCGGGCCCATCCGCTTCCTCTTCCAGTTCCTCCTGCCCCTGTCCTGGGCGAACATCGCCGCGCTCTTCGTGGTGCTCTTCATCTTCGGCTGGAACCAATACCTGTGGCCGCTCCTCATCACCAATACCGAGGCGATGCGAACGGTGGTCATCGGGCTCGAGGGGCTGATCCCGCGCAGCGGCACCGAGCTGCCCACCTGGAACCTCATCATGGCCGGCGCCATGATGGCCCTCCTGCCTCCCGTGGCCATCATCATCTTCATGCAGCGCTGGTTCGTGAAGGGCCTCATCGAGAGCGAGAAATAA
- a CDS encoding NADH-quinone oxidoreductase subunit N yields MTEALGGALLAIAPAIVLTLTAFVLMVLDLLPPRGRRGHLAFVGLAGVVAALVTTLLLWGSDVSAFRGMVVLDNFALFFNLVIGYATGLVLLVSMDYLRRRGQESGEFYILVLFAAVGMVIMASANDLIVIFLGLETMSLSLYVLAGFFRSRIEAGEASMKYFLLGAFASGFFVYGIALIFGSTGTTNLDKLGAAVAAGASRDPLLLIGFGLLIVGFGFKISSVPFHMWTADVYEGAPTSVTALIATGSKAAAFAAFLRVLLASLRPVQADWALLLWGMAVLSMTVGNVVALAQQNLKRMLAFSSIAHGGYMLVGIVAGGALGNGSVLFYLLVYTFTTAGAFGVILLLERGGEEAVRIEDTAGLAVRHPLLGLTLTIFLLSLIGIPPTAGFVGKFYLFGAAVRSGYIWLAVIAVLNSAIAAYYYLRVIVSMYMRDPEGTPTTVVPSFAGALALVVALWGVVQLGLMPAPLFDLAQSAVLPLLR; encoded by the coding sequence ATGACCGAAGCGCTCGGAGGGGCGCTGCTCGCGATCGCGCCGGCCATCGTGCTGACCCTGACGGCCTTCGTGCTCATGGTGCTCGACCTCCTGCCCCCGCGAGGCCGGCGCGGGCATCTGGCTTTTGTGGGCCTGGCCGGCGTGGTGGCCGCCCTCGTGACCACTCTGCTGCTCTGGGGCTCGGACGTCTCGGCCTTCCGGGGTATGGTGGTGCTCGACAACTTCGCCCTCTTCTTCAACCTCGTCATCGGCTACGCCACGGGGCTCGTGCTCCTGGTGTCCATGGACTACCTCCGTCGGCGCGGCCAGGAGTCAGGGGAGTTCTACATCCTCGTGCTCTTCGCCGCCGTGGGCATGGTCATCATGGCGAGCGCCAATGACTTGATCGTGATCTTCCTGGGCCTCGAGACGATGTCCCTATCGCTCTACGTCCTCGCGGGTTTCTTCCGCTCGCGCATCGAGGCGGGCGAGGCGTCCATGAAGTACTTCTTGCTGGGCGCCTTCGCCTCGGGCTTCTTCGTCTACGGCATCGCGCTGATCTTCGGCTCGACGGGCACGACCAATCTGGACAAGCTCGGGGCGGCCGTGGCCGCGGGGGCGTCCCGCGACCCCCTGCTCCTCATCGGCTTCGGCCTCCTCATCGTCGGCTTCGGCTTCAAGATCTCCTCGGTGCCTTTCCACATGTGGACGGCCGACGTGTACGAGGGCGCGCCCACCTCCGTGACGGCGCTCATCGCCACCGGTTCCAAGGCCGCGGCCTTCGCGGCGTTCTTGCGCGTGCTCCTCGCCTCCCTCCGCCCCGTGCAGGCCGACTGGGCGCTCCTCCTCTGGGGCATGGCCGTGCTGAGCATGACGGTCGGCAATGTCGTTGCCCTGGCCCAGCAGAACCTCAAGCGCATGCTCGCCTTCTCGTCCATCGCGCACGGCGGCTACATGCTGGTGGGGATCGTGGCGGGCGGGGCCCTCGGCAACGGCAGCGTGCTCTTCTACCTGCTCGTCTACACCTTCACCACGGCCGGGGCCTTCGGGGTCATCCTGCTTCTCGAGCGGGGCGGGGAGGAGGCCGTGCGCATCGAGGACACCGCGGGGCTGGCCGTCCGCCACCCCCTGCTGGGACTGACGCTCACGATCTTCCTGCTCTCCCTGATCGGGATCCCCCCCACGGCGGGATTCGTCGGCAAGTTCTATCTGTTCGGCGCCGCCGTGCGCTCCGGCTATATCTGGCTGGCCGTCATCGCCGTCCTCAACTCGGCCATCGCGGCCTACTACTATCTCCGCGTCATCGTGAGCATGTACATGCGCGACCCCGAGGGGACGCCCACCACCGTCGTCCCATCTTTCGCGGGCGCCCTCGCTCTCGTGGTCGCCTTGTGGGGCGTGGTGCAGCTGGGTCTCATGCCGGCTCCGCTGTTCGATCTCGCTCAGTCCGCGGTGTTACCCTTGCTCCGCTAG
- a CDS encoding ABC transporter permease subunit, translated as MQRTVFRSWWLPYVLVFPQMAVTVVFFFWPALKSLQLSLYRVSPFGDTMTFIGLENFTKLLADPEYYRSVANSLVFAAGVTVLAVAGALVLAALATQKIRGLAAYRTLLLWPYGIAPAVSGIIFLFIFHPTYGVLPYFLSFVTAYEFNWLLKGWVAMTLVIAATAWTHLGYNIAFYIAGLLAIPGAVMEAADVDGAGPVRRFRSIVFPLVSPITFYLVVLNMVFAFFESFGVIDAVTKGGPGDATTIMVYKLYKDGFIGLNLGSSGAQSVILMALVIGLTMLQFRFAEKKVTYR; from the coding sequence ATGCAACGGACGGTCTTCCGGAGTTGGTGGCTGCCATACGTGCTGGTCTTTCCCCAGATGGCGGTGACCGTGGTCTTCTTCTTCTGGCCCGCCCTCAAGTCGCTTCAGCTTTCCCTGTACCGCGTCTCGCCCTTCGGCGACACCATGACCTTCATCGGCCTGGAGAACTTCACCAAGCTGCTCGCCGACCCCGAGTACTACCGGAGCGTGGCCAACTCCCTCGTCTTCGCGGCGGGGGTGACGGTGCTGGCGGTGGCGGGGGCGCTCGTGCTTGCCGCCCTCGCCACCCAGAAGATCCGGGGCCTGGCCGCCTACCGGACGCTCCTCCTCTGGCCCTACGGCATCGCGCCCGCGGTGTCGGGCATCATCTTCCTTTTCATCTTCCATCCCACCTACGGTGTGCTGCCGTACTTCCTCTCCTTCGTGACGGCCTACGAGTTCAACTGGCTCCTCAAGGGCTGGGTGGCCATGACGCTGGTCATCGCGGCCACGGCGTGGACGCACCTCGGCTACAACATCGCCTTCTACATCGCGGGGCTCCTCGCCATCCCCGGCGCCGTGATGGAGGCGGCGGACGTGGACGGGGCAGGACCGGTGCGCCGCTTCCGCTCCATCGTCTTTCCCCTCGTCTCGCCCATCACGTTCTATCTCGTGGTCCTCAACATGGTGTTCGCCTTCTTCGAGTCCTTCGGCGTCATCGACGCCGTCACCAAGGGCGGACCCGGAGATGCCACGACCATCATGGTCTACAAGCTCTACAAGGACGGTTTCATCGGCTTGAACCTCGGCTCCTCGGGCGCCCAGTCCGTGATCCTGATGGCCCTCGTCATCGGCCTGACCATGCTCCAGTTCCGCTTCGCCGAGAAGAAGGTTACTTACCGATGA
- the ugpB gene encoding sn-glycerol-3-phosphate ABC transporter substrate-binding protein UgpB, whose amino-acid sequence MPRTTTVWRSITGAVALSALVALAPSPASAKTEIQFWHAMPGQLGDATNELVKQFNESQSEYEVKALRKGTYPETLTAAIAAYRQRQAPNIVQVFEVGTQTMLLSGAVHPVYQLFKEQEIAVDWKDFIAPVVGYYTKDGNLYSMPFNSSTPIFYYNKDVFQKAGLDPAKPPQTWKQVEEYAKKIIASGAAKCGFSTGWPSWTMVENMHAWHDQPFATRRNGFDGLDVQLLINKEFGVKHIGQLAAWQKDNVYSYGGRAGTADPKFINGECAMYIQSSALIGGFTRGVKFAWGTGQLPHWGPPYPKATSIIGGATLWVMKGKPANENRGTARFLKFVSETNQQMWWHVTTGYLAISNSAVKNLEAGYHFKKNPDQWTAFAQLTKGKATPNSQGLRLGNFVQIRDVIESELENIFAGKKTAKQGLDDAAAKSNDLLKEFAAANKQ is encoded by the coding sequence ATGCCTCGCACCACGACTGTCTGGCGGTCGATCACCGGCGCCGTCGCCCTCTCGGCCCTGGTCGCCCTCGCGCCGTCACCCGCCTCGGCCAAGACGGAGATCCAGTTCTGGCATGCCATGCCGGGCCAGCTCGGTGACGCGACCAACGAGCTGGTCAAGCAGTTCAACGAGAGCCAGTCCGAGTACGAGGTCAAGGCGCTCCGCAAGGGCACGTATCCGGAGACCCTGACCGCGGCCATCGCCGCCTACCGGCAGCGCCAGGCCCCGAATATCGTGCAGGTCTTCGAGGTCGGCACCCAGACCATGTTGCTCTCGGGCGCCGTGCATCCGGTCTACCAGCTCTTCAAGGAGCAGGAGATCGCCGTGGACTGGAAGGACTTCATCGCGCCCGTGGTGGGCTACTACACGAAGGACGGCAACCTCTACTCAATGCCGTTCAACTCCTCCACGCCGATCTTCTACTACAACAAGGACGTCTTCCAGAAGGCCGGGCTGGATCCCGCCAAGCCGCCGCAGACCTGGAAGCAGGTCGAGGAGTACGCGAAGAAGATCATCGCCTCGGGAGCGGCCAAGTGCGGCTTCTCCACGGGCTGGCCGTCCTGGACGATGGTGGAGAACATGCACGCCTGGCACGACCAGCCCTTCGCGACCAGGCGGAACGGGTTCGACGGCCTGGACGTGCAGCTCCTCATCAACAAGGAGTTCGGCGTCAAGCACATCGGCCAGCTTGCCGCCTGGCAGAAGGACAACGTCTACTCCTACGGCGGGCGGGCAGGCACGGCCGACCCGAAGTTCATCAACGGCGAGTGCGCCATGTACATCCAGTCCTCGGCGCTCATCGGCGGCTTCACCCGCGGCGTCAAGTTCGCGTGGGGCACGGGTCAGCTGCCGCACTGGGGCCCGCCCTACCCCAAGGCCACCTCCATCATCGGGGGCGCCACCCTCTGGGTCATGAAGGGCAAACCAGCGAACGAGAACCGCGGGACGGCGCGGTTCCTCAAGTTCGTCTCCGAGACGAACCAGCAGATGTGGTGGCACGTGACCACCGGTTATCTCGCCATCTCGAACAGCGCGGTGAAGAATCTCGAGGCGGGCTACCATTTCAAGAAGAACCCAGACCAGTGGACGGCCTTCGCCCAGCTGACCAAGGGCAAGGCCACTCCCAATAGCCAGGGGCTGCGCCTGGGCAATTTCGTCCAGATCCGGGACGTCATCGAGAGCGAGCTCGAGAACATCTTCGCGGGCAAGAAGACGGCCAAGCAGGGACTGGACGACGCCGCGGCCAAGTCCAACGACCTCCTCAAGGAGTTCGCGGCCGCCAACAAGCAATAG
- a CDS encoding glycerol-3-phosphate dehydrogenase/oxidase, with the protein MTRLSGIGEATFDAVVIGGGMAGAGVARDLALRGASVALFEKGDFASGTSSKSSKLIHGGLRYLELADFRLVRESLREKKTLERLAPHLVRPLPFLVPVYRGSKRGLITVRIGMWLYNLLTPGKQTERFRVIPPVEALALEPSIQAADLRGAGYYFDDLLLFPERLCLENALAAARHGARVHNYCEVEEVTRGASGLDGVRVRDLLTGQVHAVRAPVLVNCAGPWVDRLRELAGMREAGRRVLRTTKGIHCLLPRMTERAVYVSTTDNRMIFVIPWRQFSMVGTTDTDFDGDPDRLWATREEVDYLLGAVRPALPDPRVAIDRVVYTYAGVRPLAFEEGASASKVSRDHKVVVEGPGGRFLSITGTKLTCFRSLAEEVGDRVMRALGRHVPSRTAELTLDGLDNEAGKIEARAWMDVSEEMAATGLSRETLEILVETYGRGYTRVLALLRKLPDGAERLCPRNPEIVAQLHHAVREEMAVSLQDFLLRRTGIGQSPCLGLDCFESVGRRMGELAGWSPRRLQAELEAYQAQVERSLKFRHV; encoded by the coding sequence GTGACCAGGCTGTCCGGGATCGGTGAAGCCACCTTCGACGCCGTCGTCATCGGCGGCGGGATGGCGGGAGCCGGCGTCGCTCGTGACCTCGCCCTGCGCGGCGCCTCGGTGGCCCTCTTCGAGAAGGGCGACTTCGCCTCCGGCACCTCCTCCAAATCCTCCAAGCTCATCCACGGAGGCCTGCGTTACCTCGAGCTCGCCGACTTCAGGCTCGTGCGCGAGTCGCTGCGCGAGAAGAAGACCCTCGAGCGGCTGGCCCCGCATCTGGTCCGCCCCCTTCCCTTCCTCGTGCCCGTCTATCGCGGCTCCAAGCGCGGGCTCATCACGGTGCGCATCGGGATGTGGCTCTACAATCTCCTCACCCCGGGCAAGCAGACGGAGCGCTTCCGCGTCATCCCCCCGGTGGAAGCTCTCGCCCTCGAGCCCTCCATCCAGGCCGCGGACCTTCGGGGCGCCGGCTACTACTTCGACGACCTCTTGCTCTTCCCGGAGCGGCTCTGCCTCGAGAACGCGCTGGCCGCGGCGCGCCACGGGGCCCGCGTGCACAACTACTGTGAGGTCGAGGAGGTGACGCGCGGGGCGAGCGGGCTCGACGGCGTGCGGGTGCGTGACCTCCTGACCGGGCAGGTGCACGCGGTACGCGCTCCCGTCCTTGTCAATTGCGCCGGCCCGTGGGTCGATCGCCTGCGCGAGCTGGCGGGCATGCGGGAGGCGGGCCGGCGCGTGCTCCGCACCACCAAGGGCATTCACTGCCTGCTCCCGCGCATGACCGAGCGTGCCGTCTATGTCTCCACGACTGACAACCGGATGATCTTCGTGATCCCGTGGCGCCAGTTCTCGATGGTCGGCACCACGGACACCGACTTCGACGGCGATCCCGACCGGCTCTGGGCCACGCGCGAGGAAGTCGACTACCTGCTCGGCGCCGTGCGCCCGGCCCTGCCGGATCCGCGAGTGGCCATCGACCGGGTCGTCTACACGTATGCGGGGGTGCGGCCGCTGGCCTTCGAGGAAGGCGCATCAGCTTCGAAGGTCTCGCGCGATCACAAGGTGGTGGTCGAGGGCCCCGGGGGCCGGTTTCTCTCCATCACGGGCACGAAGCTCACCTGCTTCCGCAGCCTGGCCGAGGAAGTCGGCGACCGCGTCATGCGCGCCCTCGGACGGCACGTCCCCTCGCGCACCGCGGAGCTGACCCTCGACGGGCTCGACAACGAGGCGGGCAAGATCGAGGCGCGGGCGTGGATGGACGTCTCCGAGGAGATGGCGGCCACCGGCCTGTCGCGGGAGACGCTCGAGATCCTCGTGGAGACCTATGGACGCGGCTACACGCGCGTGCTCGCCCTCCTGCGCAAGCTGCCCGACGGCGCCGAGCGGCTCTGCCCGCGGAACCCGGAGATCGTGGCCCAGCTCCACCACGCCGTCCGCGAGGAGATGGCCGTCTCCCTCCAGGATTTTCTCCTGCGCCGCACGGGCATCGGCCAGAGCCCGTGCCTGGGTCTCGACTGCTTCGAGTCCGTGGGCCGCCGCATGGGCGAGCTCGCCGGCTGGTCACCCCGGCGTCTCCAGGCCGAGCTCGAGGCCTATCAGGCCCAGGTCGAGCGCAGCCTCAAGTTCCGGCACGTCTGA
- a CDS encoding glycerophosphodiester phosphodiesterase family protein, protein MRLVSLAGWALVGLAVVAGSVGGQGKPATLLAAHRGGALLWPENSLLAFRNAVALGADFIEFDVHLSRDGEVVVIHDPTLDRTTNGQGAVKDRTVAELKALRLKDRAGAVTGETVPTLDEVTAVASQGGRRMLLEIKLDAGRARYPGIEEKVLVILDRHRMVGSTVAMAFEPATWKRMRELRRDLAICALYSARMLGRTTLTAELEALRASGVGFVGLEHTVVDTAALAQARQAGIQVGAWTVNDAAAMKRLIGAGVAVLITDQPDVAKTLLGR, encoded by the coding sequence TTGCGCCTGGTCTCGCTGGCCGGCTGGGCGCTGGTTGGTCTCGCCGTGGTCGCCGGATCGGTGGGAGGGCAGGGGAAGCCCGCCACCCTGCTCGCCGCACACCGGGGCGGCGCCCTCCTCTGGCCCGAGAACAGCCTCCTCGCCTTCCGGAACGCCGTCGCCCTCGGCGCCGATTTCATCGAGTTCGACGTTCACCTCTCCCGGGACGGCGAGGTGGTGGTCATTCACGATCCGACGCTCGACCGGACGACGAACGGCCAGGGAGCGGTGAAGGACCGGACCGTGGCCGAGCTCAAGGCCCTCCGTCTCAAGGACAGAGCCGGCGCCGTCACCGGCGAGACCGTGCCCACGCTCGACGAGGTGACGGCCGTCGCGTCCCAGGGCGGGCGCCGGATGCTGCTCGAGATCAAGCTCGACGCCGGCCGCGCCCGCTATCCGGGCATCGAGGAGAAAGTCCTGGTTATCCTCGACCGTCACCGCATGGTGGGCTCGACGGTGGCGATGGCCTTCGAGCCCGCCACCTGGAAGCGCATGAGGGAGCTGCGTCGCGATCTCGCCATCTGCGCCCTCTACTCGGCCAGGATGCTCGGGCGCACCACGCTCACGGCCGAGCTCGAGGCGCTGAGGGCGTCGGGCGTCGGCTTCGTCGGCCTGGAGCATACGGTGGTGGACACGGCCGCGCTGGCCCAGGCGCGGCAGGCGGGGATCCAGGTCGGCGCGTGGACGGTCAACGACGCGGCGGCCATGAAGCGCCTCATCGGCGCCGGCGTCGCCGTCCTCATCACCGATCAGCCGGACGTGGCCAAGACGCTCCTCGGCCGATGA